The proteins below come from a single Leptotrichia trevisanii DSM 22070 genomic window:
- a CDS encoding site-specific integrase — translation MSVYKEKNDKKWKVEIRTVDSTGKAIRKRKSGFNTKKEAILWEQEFLNKLASNSNITFKTMWEIYLEDCRLKVKDSTIIRKIQLMNNYILPIFGNILMNEINTNHIRNFQNELLEKKLSKNTLRIIESQAKCVFNFAVKYYNLESNPMSKVKTIGSRKNTREFSIWSLEEFQKFISVIEDIQDVVFFSLLFWTGMRVGEAIALNIKDVDFENKKLNVNKTVSRSFNGDIITKTKTESSIRKIALTDKTLELLKKQINRIYKPANSQRLFDFGRGYARKRFLEYVELSKVKKIRMHDLRHSHASFLIQKGVNILAISKRLGHEDIKMTLNTYAHLYEEENKRMIDILNKI, via the coding sequence ATGTCCGTTTACAAAGAAAAGAATGATAAAAAATGGAAAGTTGAAATAAGAACAGTTGATTCAACAGGAAAAGCAATTAGAAAAAGAAAAAGTGGTTTTAATACAAAAAAAGAAGCAATATTGTGGGAACAAGAATTTTTAAATAAACTTGCTTCAAATTCAAATATAACATTTAAAACTATGTGGGAAATTTACTTGGAAGATTGTAGATTAAAAGTAAAAGACAGTACAATTATTAGAAAAATACAGTTAATGAATAATTATATACTTCCTATTTTCGGAAATATTTTGATGAACGAGATAAATACCAACCACATCAGGAACTTTCAAAATGAACTTCTAGAAAAAAAACTTTCAAAAAATACTCTTAGAATTATTGAAAGCCAAGCGAAATGTGTATTTAATTTTGCAGTAAAATATTACAATCTTGAATCTAATCCTATGTCTAAAGTAAAGACAATTGGTTCAAGAAAAAATACTAGGGAATTTTCCATTTGGAGTTTGGAAGAGTTTCAAAAGTTTATATCAGTTATAGAGGATATACAGGATGTTGTGTTTTTTTCACTGCTATTCTGGACAGGTATGAGAGTTGGCGAAGCAATAGCTTTGAATATTAAAGATGTGGATTTTGAAAATAAGAAATTAAATGTTAATAAAACAGTTTCAAGGAGTTTTAATGGAGATATTATAACAAAGACAAAAACAGAGAGTAGCATTCGTAAAATTGCACTTACAGATAAAACACTTGAATTATTAAAAAAACAAATAAATAGAATTTATAAGCCAGCAAACAGCCAAAGATTGTTTGATTTTGGAAGAGGATATGCTAGAAAAAGGTTTCTTGAATATGTAGAGCTATCTAAAGTTAAAAAAATAAGAATGCACGATTTAAGGCATTCTCACGCAAGTTTTTTAATTCAAAAAGGTGTAAATATTTTAGCCATTTCCAAAAGGCTTGGACACGAGGACATCAAAATGACATTAAATACCTATGCTCACTTGTATGAAGAAGAAAATAAAAGAATGATAGATATTTTGAACAAAATTTAA
- a CDS encoding helix-turn-helix domain-containing protein: MKIKKYFYNANDIMKILEISLSQAYKVIRELNEELKQKGIRVQRGKVAIEYFNERYKIA, encoded by the coding sequence ATGAAAATAAAGAAATATTTTTATAATGCTAATGATATTATGAAAATACTAGAAATAAGTTTAAGCCAAGCATACAAAGTAATTAGGGAGTTAAATGAGGAATTAAAGCAAAAAGGGATACGTGTGCAACGTGGAAAAGTGGCGATTGAATATTTTAACGAACGCTACAAAATTGCTTAG
- the bet gene encoding phage recombination protein Bet, giving the protein MGRLGNEENKKQNKLMTFTVGNEEVKLSPAIVKNYLVNGNGNITDQEINYFMHLCRARKLNPFVKEVYLIKYGTQPAAMVVSRDALEKRAIKHKDYNGKKTGLWILKKDTGELEKRDGTIYVKSKEEIIGAWCTVYRKNWENPVTVEVNFDEYVQKKSDGKPNTNWENKPVTMITKVAKAQALREAFIEDLDGMYEAEEIGVNESELDNTPIQVNENETYNKDDIEEAVEVTEDEEDDGNPFE; this is encoded by the coding sequence ATGGGAAGACTGGGAAATGAAGAAAACAAAAAACAAAACAAATTAATGACGTTTACAGTAGGAAACGAGGAAGTAAAATTAAGTCCTGCAATTGTAAAAAATTATTTAGTTAACGGAAACGGAAATATTACGGATCAAGAAATCAATTATTTTATGCACTTGTGTAGAGCAAGAAAACTAAATCCTTTTGTAAAAGAAGTGTATTTAATAAAATACGGAACTCAACCAGCCGCAATGGTTGTATCAAGAGACGCATTAGAAAAAAGAGCAATCAAGCATAAGGACTACAACGGTAAAAAGACAGGGCTATGGATTTTAAAAAAAGATACAGGGGAATTAGAAAAAAGAGATGGAACAATTTATGTTAAAAGCAAAGAGGAAATAATTGGTGCTTGGTGTACAGTTTACCGAAAAAACTGGGAAAATCCAGTAACAGTAGAAGTGAATTTTGATGAATACGTGCAAAAGAAAAGTGATGGGAAACCTAATACAAATTGGGAAAATAAACCAGTCACAATGATAACCAAAGTCGCAAAGGCTCAAGCGTTAAGAGAAGCGTTTATTGAAGACCTTGACGGAATGTATGAAGCAGAGGAAATAGGCGTAAATGAAAGCGAATTAGACAATACACCTATTCAAGTGAATGAAAACGAAACTTACAACAAAGATGACATTGAGGAAGCAGTTGAAGTTACGGAAGATGAAGAAGATGACGGAAATCCATTTGAATAA
- a CDS encoding DUF1351 domain-containing protein, whose amino-acid sequence MSETQTLELVIKKITPAQVESNIEQLDTYMSNVTEHYKNWIVTEDSLKEAATERTKLNKLEKNLAEFRKRVQEEGLKDINAFIQKLKDSEKEVKTLLNNIKTQIDEFEEKQREEKQKEIQKKINGMFVTNENLKQFVVQNPKWKNKTFTINKIESELSEQLENLVNKKQFIENELEKANKGIEFKIVFEAVQFLMNSEYSEIVKEIEKKRNETKKTEENLRQKAEEEKQRELAELEAKKEREKEEAIRAAQQQNNEVEKTRKTVVNGKYYDITLRFPKAPSQFLKDFKKLVDSYGLEYIKIESKQI is encoded by the coding sequence ATGAGTGAAACACAAACATTGGAATTGGTAATTAAAAAAATTACTCCAGCACAAGTTGAAAGTAATATTGAACAGCTGGATACATATATGTCAAATGTTACAGAGCATTACAAAAATTGGATTGTAACAGAGGATAGCTTAAAAGAAGCCGCAACAGAAAGAACAAAATTAAATAAACTTGAAAAAAATCTTGCTGAATTTAGAAAAAGAGTTCAGGAAGAAGGACTAAAAGATATTAACGCTTTTATTCAAAAATTAAAAGATTCGGAAAAAGAAGTAAAAACATTGTTAAATAACATCAAAACACAGATTGATGAATTTGAAGAAAAACAACGGGAAGAAAAACAAAAAGAAATACAGAAAAAAATTAACGGAATGTTCGTAACAAATGAAAATTTAAAACAGTTCGTTGTGCAGAATCCGAAATGGAAAAATAAAACTTTTACTATAAATAAAATAGAATCTGAATTATCCGAGCAACTAGAAAATTTGGTAAACAAGAAGCAGTTTATCGAAAACGAATTAGAAAAAGCTAATAAGGGAATTGAATTTAAAATAGTTTTTGAAGCTGTACAATTTTTAATGAACTCAGAATATTCAGAAATAGTTAAGGAGATCGAGAAAAAGAGAAACGAAACTAAAAAAACTGAGGAAAATTTAAGACAGAAAGCCGAAGAAGAAAAACAAAGAGAATTGGCTGAACTTGAAGCAAAAAAAGAACGAGAAAAAGAAGAAGCAATTAGGGCTGCACAACAACAAAACAATGAAGTCGAAAAAACTAGGAAAACAGTCGTAAACGGTAAGTATTACGATATTACGTTAAGATTTCCAAAAGCTCCAAGCCAATTTCTGAAAGACTTTAAAAAATTGGTGGATAGTTACGGATTGGAATATATAAAAATAGAAAGCAAACAAATTTAG